A genome region from Arachis duranensis cultivar V14167 chromosome 8, aradu.V14167.gnm2.J7QH, whole genome shotgun sequence includes the following:
- the LOC107463279 gene encoding protein TIFY 8 isoform X2, with protein sequence MAQPQPQPQQHHHHHNNNNGGGSTTQKQHHHVLHDFLGMKPNNDIRLSTDLSPSSSSAAARGPFSSSAASDIASEKQVGNHLEGVPYYGPRSDFSGTEISNRLVGNKRSNSDSTFMGSSRDAFQMVPESFQNSHLMKVLRSAAGGEKLRRPNDDEVLLGMQSLKPMSASLFQPPTSSKLDANKWERSLLMNVGPSMQHPPRGGQLTPFVHQIASNKMRDANAGPSFISQSAADEGSRTGIKGPGILSSINPTALGIEKSSSAGFLGGSRTKTVSNVVDPESSTLPSQHGQKSSSRQMTIFYGGQAHVFDDVHPHKLEKSSVAIIDSTLLKFWHPDGRSLFSIFYLNSYPNLFLADVIMSLAGSNGGSWSTAFSPKSSVKLANDSNLHSGENDTGIPHDLHGRLPITGSSSHAIVPGDRISTPAVANQGSIVSKHTRNPVQASEPRSEDKKRAQ encoded by the exons ATGGCACAGCCACAGCCACAGCCACAGCAACACCACCAtcatcacaacaacaacaatggcgGTGGTAGCACCACCCAAAAACAACACCACCATGTTCTCCATGACTTTCTCGGCATGAAGCCCAACAACGATATACGCCTCTCTACTGACCTCTCACCTTCCTCTTCCTCCGCCGCTGCACGCGGCCCCTTCTCCTCCTCCGCCGCCTCCGACATCGCTTCCG AAAAACAGGTAGGGAATCATCTTGAAGGGGTTCCATACTATGGTCCACGAAGTGATTTTTCTGGCACCGAGATAAGCAACAGATTAGTGGGAAACAAGAGAAGCAATTCTGATTCTACTTTTATGGGTTCCTCCAGAGATGCCTTCCAAATGGTCCCTGAGTCCTTTCAAAACTCTCATTTGATGAAG GTCCTTCGTAGTGCTGCCGGAGGAGAGAAGCTTAGAAGGCCAAATGATGATGAAGTGTTGCTCGGTATGCAGTCGCTGAAGCCAATGTCTGCTTCTCTATTTCAGCCTCCTACAAGTTCCAAGCTTGATGCCAATAAATGGGAACGATCTTTACTCATGAATGTTGGCCCTTCCATGCAGCATCCCCCACGTGGAGGTCAACTGACGCCGTTTGTACACCAAATAGCCTCAAACAAAATGAGGGATGCCAATGCCGGTCCTTCATTTATTTCTCAGTCAGCTGCTGATGAAGGATCTAGAACAGGAATTAAGGGCCCTGGCATTTTAAGTTCCATAAACCCAACTGCTTTGGGCATTGAGAAATCATCATCTGCAGGGTTTCTTGGTGGAAGCAGGACAAAGACTGTAAGTAATGTAGTGGACCCCGAATCATCGACACTTCCAAG TCAACATGGCCAAAAATCTTCCAGCCGCCAGATGACTATATTTTACGGGGGTCAGGCTCATGTTTTCGATGATGTCCACCCTCACAAG CTGGAAAAAAGCTCTGTGGCAATCATTGATTCAACTCTGCTTAAGTTTTGGCACCCAGATGGAAGATCACTATTCAGTATTTTCTATTTGAACAGTTATCCTAACCTTTTTCTG GCAGATGTTATAATGTCTTTAGCCGGATCAAATGGCGGATCATGGTCAACTGCATTCTCGCCGAAATCTTCTGTAAAGCTGGCGAATGATAGTAACTTGCATAGTGGAGAGAACGACACGGGTATCCCACATGATCTTCACGGGAGGTTGCCTATTACTGGAAGTTCTAGCCATGCCATTGTGCCTGGTGATCGAATATCTACTCCGGCAG TGGCAAACCAGGGAAGCATTGTATCTAAACATACAAGAAATCCTGTTCAAGCATCTGAACCCAGATCTGAAGACAAAAAAAGAGCACAATGA
- the LOC107463279 gene encoding protein TIFY 8 isoform X4, whose protein sequence is MAQPQPQPQQHHHHHNNNNGGGSTTQKQHHHVLHDFLGMKPNNDIRLSTDLSPSSSSAAARGPFSSSAASDIASEKQVGNHLEGVPYYGPRSDFSGTEISNRLVGNKRSNSDSTFMGSSRDAFQMVPESFQNSHLMKVLRSAAGGEKLRRPNDDEVLLGMQSLKPMSASLFQPPTSSKLDANKWERSLLMNVGPSMQHPPRGGQLTPFVHQIASNKMRDANAGPSFISQSAADEGSRTGIKGPGILSSINPTALGIEKSSSAGFLGGSRTKTVSNVVDPESSTLPSQHGQKSSSRQMTIFYGGQAHVFDDVHPHKADVIMSLAGSNGGSWSTAFSPKSSVKLANDSNLHSGENDTGIPHDLHGRLPITGSSSHAIVPGDRISTPAVVVANQGSIVSKHTRNPVQASEPRSEDKKRAQ, encoded by the exons ATGGCACAGCCACAGCCACAGCCACAGCAACACCACCAtcatcacaacaacaacaatggcgGTGGTAGCACCACCCAAAAACAACACCACCATGTTCTCCATGACTTTCTCGGCATGAAGCCCAACAACGATATACGCCTCTCTACTGACCTCTCACCTTCCTCTTCCTCCGCCGCTGCACGCGGCCCCTTCTCCTCCTCCGCCGCCTCCGACATCGCTTCCG AAAAACAGGTAGGGAATCATCTTGAAGGGGTTCCATACTATGGTCCACGAAGTGATTTTTCTGGCACCGAGATAAGCAACAGATTAGTGGGAAACAAGAGAAGCAATTCTGATTCTACTTTTATGGGTTCCTCCAGAGATGCCTTCCAAATGGTCCCTGAGTCCTTTCAAAACTCTCATTTGATGAAG GTCCTTCGTAGTGCTGCCGGAGGAGAGAAGCTTAGAAGGCCAAATGATGATGAAGTGTTGCTCGGTATGCAGTCGCTGAAGCCAATGTCTGCTTCTCTATTTCAGCCTCCTACAAGTTCCAAGCTTGATGCCAATAAATGGGAACGATCTTTACTCATGAATGTTGGCCCTTCCATGCAGCATCCCCCACGTGGAGGTCAACTGACGCCGTTTGTACACCAAATAGCCTCAAACAAAATGAGGGATGCCAATGCCGGTCCTTCATTTATTTCTCAGTCAGCTGCTGATGAAGGATCTAGAACAGGAATTAAGGGCCCTGGCATTTTAAGTTCCATAAACCCAACTGCTTTGGGCATTGAGAAATCATCATCTGCAGGGTTTCTTGGTGGAAGCAGGACAAAGACTGTAAGTAATGTAGTGGACCCCGAATCATCGACACTTCCAAG TCAACATGGCCAAAAATCTTCCAGCCGCCAGATGACTATATTTTACGGGGGTCAGGCTCATGTTTTCGATGATGTCCACCCTCACAAG GCAGATGTTATAATGTCTTTAGCCGGATCAAATGGCGGATCATGGTCAACTGCATTCTCGCCGAAATCTTCTGTAAAGCTGGCGAATGATAGTAACTTGCATAGTGGAGAGAACGACACGGGTATCCCACATGATCTTCACGGGAGGTTGCCTATTACTGGAAGTTCTAGCCATGCCATTGTGCCTGGTGATCGAATATCTACTCCGGCAG TTGTAGTGGCAAACCAGGGAAGCATTGTATCTAAACATACAAGAAATCCTGTTCAAGCATCTGAACCCAGATCTGAAGACAAAAAAAGAGCACAATGA
- the LOC107463279 gene encoding protein TIFY 8 isoform X1: MAQPQPQPQQHHHHHNNNNGGGSTTQKQHHHVLHDFLGMKPNNDIRLSTDLSPSSSSAAARGPFSSSAASDIASEKQVGNHLEGVPYYGPRSDFSGTEISNRLVGNKRSNSDSTFMGSSRDAFQMVPESFQNSHLMKVLRSAAGGEKLRRPNDDEVLLGMQSLKPMSASLFQPPTSSKLDANKWERSLLMNVGPSMQHPPRGGQLTPFVHQIASNKMRDANAGPSFISQSAADEGSRTGIKGPGILSSINPTALGIEKSSSAGFLGGSRTKTVSNVVDPESSTLPSQHGQKSSSRQMTIFYGGQAHVFDDVHPHKLEKSSVAIIDSTLLKFWHPDGRSLFSIFYLNSYPNLFLADVIMSLAGSNGGSWSTAFSPKSSVKLANDSNLHSGENDTGIPHDLHGRLPITGSSSHAIVPGDRISTPAVVVANQGSIVSKHTRNPVQASEPRSEDKKRAQ; the protein is encoded by the exons ATGGCACAGCCACAGCCACAGCCACAGCAACACCACCAtcatcacaacaacaacaatggcgGTGGTAGCACCACCCAAAAACAACACCACCATGTTCTCCATGACTTTCTCGGCATGAAGCCCAACAACGATATACGCCTCTCTACTGACCTCTCACCTTCCTCTTCCTCCGCCGCTGCACGCGGCCCCTTCTCCTCCTCCGCCGCCTCCGACATCGCTTCCG AAAAACAGGTAGGGAATCATCTTGAAGGGGTTCCATACTATGGTCCACGAAGTGATTTTTCTGGCACCGAGATAAGCAACAGATTAGTGGGAAACAAGAGAAGCAATTCTGATTCTACTTTTATGGGTTCCTCCAGAGATGCCTTCCAAATGGTCCCTGAGTCCTTTCAAAACTCTCATTTGATGAAG GTCCTTCGTAGTGCTGCCGGAGGAGAGAAGCTTAGAAGGCCAAATGATGATGAAGTGTTGCTCGGTATGCAGTCGCTGAAGCCAATGTCTGCTTCTCTATTTCAGCCTCCTACAAGTTCCAAGCTTGATGCCAATAAATGGGAACGATCTTTACTCATGAATGTTGGCCCTTCCATGCAGCATCCCCCACGTGGAGGTCAACTGACGCCGTTTGTACACCAAATAGCCTCAAACAAAATGAGGGATGCCAATGCCGGTCCTTCATTTATTTCTCAGTCAGCTGCTGATGAAGGATCTAGAACAGGAATTAAGGGCCCTGGCATTTTAAGTTCCATAAACCCAACTGCTTTGGGCATTGAGAAATCATCATCTGCAGGGTTTCTTGGTGGAAGCAGGACAAAGACTGTAAGTAATGTAGTGGACCCCGAATCATCGACACTTCCAAG TCAACATGGCCAAAAATCTTCCAGCCGCCAGATGACTATATTTTACGGGGGTCAGGCTCATGTTTTCGATGATGTCCACCCTCACAAG CTGGAAAAAAGCTCTGTGGCAATCATTGATTCAACTCTGCTTAAGTTTTGGCACCCAGATGGAAGATCACTATTCAGTATTTTCTATTTGAACAGTTATCCTAACCTTTTTCTG GCAGATGTTATAATGTCTTTAGCCGGATCAAATGGCGGATCATGGTCAACTGCATTCTCGCCGAAATCTTCTGTAAAGCTGGCGAATGATAGTAACTTGCATAGTGGAGAGAACGACACGGGTATCCCACATGATCTTCACGGGAGGTTGCCTATTACTGGAAGTTCTAGCCATGCCATTGTGCCTGGTGATCGAATATCTACTCCGGCAG TTGTAGTGGCAAACCAGGGAAGCATTGTATCTAAACATACAAGAAATCCTGTTCAAGCATCTGAACCCAGATCTGAAGACAAAAAAAGAGCACAATGA
- the LOC107463279 gene encoding protein TIFY 8 isoform X3 yields MAQPQPQPQQHHHHHNNNNGGGSTTQKQHHHVLHDFLGMKPNNDIRLSTDLSPSSSSAAARGPFSSSAASDIASEKQVGNHLEGVPYYGPRSDFSGTEISNRLVGNKRSNSDSTFMGSSRDAFQMVPESFQNSHLMKVLRSAAGGEKLRRPNDDEVLLGMQSLKPMSASLFQPPTSSKLDANKWERSLLMNVGPSMQHPPRGGQLTPFVHQIASNKMRDANAGPSFISQSAADEGSRTGIKGPGILSSINPTALGIEKSSSAGFLGGSRTKTVSNVVDPESSTLPSQHGQKSSSRQMTIFYGGQAHVFDDVHPHKLEKSSVAIIDSTLLKFWHPDGRSLFSIFYLNSYPNLFLADVIMSLAGSNGGSWSTAFSPKSSVKLANDSNLHSGENDTGIPHDLHGRLPITGSSSHAIVPGDRISTPAGKHCI; encoded by the exons ATGGCACAGCCACAGCCACAGCCACAGCAACACCACCAtcatcacaacaacaacaatggcgGTGGTAGCACCACCCAAAAACAACACCACCATGTTCTCCATGACTTTCTCGGCATGAAGCCCAACAACGATATACGCCTCTCTACTGACCTCTCACCTTCCTCTTCCTCCGCCGCTGCACGCGGCCCCTTCTCCTCCTCCGCCGCCTCCGACATCGCTTCCG AAAAACAGGTAGGGAATCATCTTGAAGGGGTTCCATACTATGGTCCACGAAGTGATTTTTCTGGCACCGAGATAAGCAACAGATTAGTGGGAAACAAGAGAAGCAATTCTGATTCTACTTTTATGGGTTCCTCCAGAGATGCCTTCCAAATGGTCCCTGAGTCCTTTCAAAACTCTCATTTGATGAAG GTCCTTCGTAGTGCTGCCGGAGGAGAGAAGCTTAGAAGGCCAAATGATGATGAAGTGTTGCTCGGTATGCAGTCGCTGAAGCCAATGTCTGCTTCTCTATTTCAGCCTCCTACAAGTTCCAAGCTTGATGCCAATAAATGGGAACGATCTTTACTCATGAATGTTGGCCCTTCCATGCAGCATCCCCCACGTGGAGGTCAACTGACGCCGTTTGTACACCAAATAGCCTCAAACAAAATGAGGGATGCCAATGCCGGTCCTTCATTTATTTCTCAGTCAGCTGCTGATGAAGGATCTAGAACAGGAATTAAGGGCCCTGGCATTTTAAGTTCCATAAACCCAACTGCTTTGGGCATTGAGAAATCATCATCTGCAGGGTTTCTTGGTGGAAGCAGGACAAAGACTGTAAGTAATGTAGTGGACCCCGAATCATCGACACTTCCAAG TCAACATGGCCAAAAATCTTCCAGCCGCCAGATGACTATATTTTACGGGGGTCAGGCTCATGTTTTCGATGATGTCCACCCTCACAAG CTGGAAAAAAGCTCTGTGGCAATCATTGATTCAACTCTGCTTAAGTTTTGGCACCCAGATGGAAGATCACTATTCAGTATTTTCTATTTGAACAGTTATCCTAACCTTTTTCTG GCAGATGTTATAATGTCTTTAGCCGGATCAAATGGCGGATCATGGTCAACTGCATTCTCGCCGAAATCTTCTGTAAAGCTGGCGAATGATAGTAACTTGCATAGTGGAGAGAACGACACGGGTATCCCACATGATCTTCACGGGAGGTTGCCTATTACTGGAAGTTCTAGCCATGCCATTGTGCCTGGTGATCGAATATCTACTCCGGCAG GGAAGCATTGTATCTAA
- the LOC107463279 gene encoding protein TIFY 8 isoform X6 encodes MGSSRDAFQMVPESFQNSHLMKVLRSAAGGEKLRRPNDDEVLLGMQSLKPMSASLFQPPTSSKLDANKWERSLLMNVGPSMQHPPRGGQLTPFVHQIASNKMRDANAGPSFISQSAADEGSRTGIKGPGILSSINPTALGIEKSSSAGFLGGSRTKTVSNVVDPESSTLPSQHGQKSSSRQMTIFYGGQAHVFDDVHPHKLEKSSVAIIDSTLLKFWHPDGRSLFSIFYLNSYPNLFLADVIMSLAGSNGGSWSTAFSPKSSVKLANDSNLHSGENDTGIPHDLHGRLPITGSSSHAIVPGDRISTPAVVVANQGSIVSKHTRNPVQASEPRSEDKKRAQ; translated from the exons ATGGGTTCCTCCAGAGATGCCTTCCAAATGGTCCCTGAGTCCTTTCAAAACTCTCATTTGATGAAG GTCCTTCGTAGTGCTGCCGGAGGAGAGAAGCTTAGAAGGCCAAATGATGATGAAGTGTTGCTCGGTATGCAGTCGCTGAAGCCAATGTCTGCTTCTCTATTTCAGCCTCCTACAAGTTCCAAGCTTGATGCCAATAAATGGGAACGATCTTTACTCATGAATGTTGGCCCTTCCATGCAGCATCCCCCACGTGGAGGTCAACTGACGCCGTTTGTACACCAAATAGCCTCAAACAAAATGAGGGATGCCAATGCCGGTCCTTCATTTATTTCTCAGTCAGCTGCTGATGAAGGATCTAGAACAGGAATTAAGGGCCCTGGCATTTTAAGTTCCATAAACCCAACTGCTTTGGGCATTGAGAAATCATCATCTGCAGGGTTTCTTGGTGGAAGCAGGACAAAGACTGTAAGTAATGTAGTGGACCCCGAATCATCGACACTTCCAAG TCAACATGGCCAAAAATCTTCCAGCCGCCAGATGACTATATTTTACGGGGGTCAGGCTCATGTTTTCGATGATGTCCACCCTCACAAG CTGGAAAAAAGCTCTGTGGCAATCATTGATTCAACTCTGCTTAAGTTTTGGCACCCAGATGGAAGATCACTATTCAGTATTTTCTATTTGAACAGTTATCCTAACCTTTTTCTG GCAGATGTTATAATGTCTTTAGCCGGATCAAATGGCGGATCATGGTCAACTGCATTCTCGCCGAAATCTTCTGTAAAGCTGGCGAATGATAGTAACTTGCATAGTGGAGAGAACGACACGGGTATCCCACATGATCTTCACGGGAGGTTGCCTATTACTGGAAGTTCTAGCCATGCCATTGTGCCTGGTGATCGAATATCTACTCCGGCAG TTGTAGTGGCAAACCAGGGAAGCATTGTATCTAAACATACAAGAAATCCTGTTCAAGCATCTGAACCCAGATCTGAAGACAAAAAAAGAGCACAATGA
- the LOC107463279 gene encoding protein TIFY 8 isoform X5 has product MAQPQPQPQQHHHHHNNNNGGGSTTQKQHHHVLHDFLGMKPNNDIRLSTDLSPSSSSAAARGPFSSSAASDIASEKQVGNHLEGVPYYGPRSDFSGTEISNRLVGNKRSNSDSTFMGSSRDAFQMVPESFQNSHLMKVLRSAAGGEKLRRPNDDEVLLGMQSLKPMSASLFQPPTSSKLDANKWERSLLMNVGPSMQHPPRGGQLTPFVHQIASNKMRDANAGPSFISQSAADEGSRTGIKGPGILSSINPTALGIEKSSSAGFLGGSRTKTVSNVVDPESSTLPSQHGQKSSSRQMTIFYGGQAHVFDDVHPHKADVIMSLAGSNGGSWSTAFSPKSSVKLANDSNLHSGENDTGIPHDLHGRLPITGSSSHAIVPGDRISTPAVANQGSIVSKHTRNPVQASEPRSEDKKRAQ; this is encoded by the exons ATGGCACAGCCACAGCCACAGCCACAGCAACACCACCAtcatcacaacaacaacaatggcgGTGGTAGCACCACCCAAAAACAACACCACCATGTTCTCCATGACTTTCTCGGCATGAAGCCCAACAACGATATACGCCTCTCTACTGACCTCTCACCTTCCTCTTCCTCCGCCGCTGCACGCGGCCCCTTCTCCTCCTCCGCCGCCTCCGACATCGCTTCCG AAAAACAGGTAGGGAATCATCTTGAAGGGGTTCCATACTATGGTCCACGAAGTGATTTTTCTGGCACCGAGATAAGCAACAGATTAGTGGGAAACAAGAGAAGCAATTCTGATTCTACTTTTATGGGTTCCTCCAGAGATGCCTTCCAAATGGTCCCTGAGTCCTTTCAAAACTCTCATTTGATGAAG GTCCTTCGTAGTGCTGCCGGAGGAGAGAAGCTTAGAAGGCCAAATGATGATGAAGTGTTGCTCGGTATGCAGTCGCTGAAGCCAATGTCTGCTTCTCTATTTCAGCCTCCTACAAGTTCCAAGCTTGATGCCAATAAATGGGAACGATCTTTACTCATGAATGTTGGCCCTTCCATGCAGCATCCCCCACGTGGAGGTCAACTGACGCCGTTTGTACACCAAATAGCCTCAAACAAAATGAGGGATGCCAATGCCGGTCCTTCATTTATTTCTCAGTCAGCTGCTGATGAAGGATCTAGAACAGGAATTAAGGGCCCTGGCATTTTAAGTTCCATAAACCCAACTGCTTTGGGCATTGAGAAATCATCATCTGCAGGGTTTCTTGGTGGAAGCAGGACAAAGACTGTAAGTAATGTAGTGGACCCCGAATCATCGACACTTCCAAG TCAACATGGCCAAAAATCTTCCAGCCGCCAGATGACTATATTTTACGGGGGTCAGGCTCATGTTTTCGATGATGTCCACCCTCACAAG GCAGATGTTATAATGTCTTTAGCCGGATCAAATGGCGGATCATGGTCAACTGCATTCTCGCCGAAATCTTCTGTAAAGCTGGCGAATGATAGTAACTTGCATAGTGGAGAGAACGACACGGGTATCCCACATGATCTTCACGGGAGGTTGCCTATTACTGGAAGTTCTAGCCATGCCATTGTGCCTGGTGATCGAATATCTACTCCGGCAG TGGCAAACCAGGGAAGCATTGTATCTAAACATACAAGAAATCCTGTTCAAGCATCTGAACCCAGATCTGAAGACAAAAAAAGAGCACAATGA